From Dietzia sp. ANT_WB102, a single genomic window includes:
- a CDS encoding 3-oxoacyl-ACP reductase, whose product MAQGNLDLYSQFVTSAPGSFIAGKVGLPQPEHLRRYEPGQPALHGPVLIGGEGRLVEPVREMLAGDYELAGADAEGKLAGLVFDATSLRRAEDLKELFEFFNPLVRNVSASGRIVVLGTTPEETGSVDERIAQRALEGFTRSLGKEMKRGSTVQLVYVSPDADAGASGLESTLRFILSAKSAYVDAQVFRVGAGAATAPASWDRPLEGKLAVVTGAARGIGAEIAAVLSRDGAHVICCDIPAAGESLSATANKVGGTSLPLDVTAADAAEVLAKHVQERHDGTIDVLVHNAGITRDKTLAGMDGARWDSVMAVNLIAPERITAELAEKGVLGEGSRVVGVSSMAGIAGNRGQTNYAASKAGVIGFVNGASAELASKNVTVNAVAPGFIETQMTAAIPFATREAGRRMNSMQQGGLPVDVAETIAYFASPASSAITNNVIRVCGQSLLGA is encoded by the coding sequence ATGGCACAGGGCAACCTCGACCTCTACTCGCAGTTCGTGACCTCGGCCCCGGGGTCGTTCATCGCCGGCAAGGTCGGCCTCCCGCAGCCGGAGCACTTGCGTCGTTACGAGCCCGGACAGCCGGCCCTACACGGTCCCGTTCTCATCGGTGGCGAGGGCCGCCTGGTCGAGCCCGTCCGCGAGATGCTTGCCGGTGACTACGAACTCGCCGGCGCGGACGCCGAGGGCAAGCTCGCCGGACTCGTCTTCGATGCCACCTCGCTGCGTCGCGCCGAGGACCTCAAGGAGCTGTTCGAGTTCTTCAACCCGCTGGTACGGAATGTGTCCGCCAGCGGCCGCATCGTGGTGCTGGGCACCACCCCGGAGGAAACCGGTTCTGTCGACGAACGCATCGCCCAGCGTGCGCTCGAGGGCTTCACCCGCTCCCTCGGTAAGGAGATGAAGCGCGGCTCCACTGTCCAGCTCGTGTACGTCTCCCCCGACGCCGATGCGGGAGCCTCCGGGCTCGAGTCCACCCTGCGGTTCATCCTGTCCGCCAAGTCGGCGTACGTCGACGCGCAGGTGTTCCGCGTGGGCGCCGGTGCGGCCACCGCCCCGGCATCGTGGGACCGTCCGCTCGAGGGCAAGCTCGCCGTCGTCACCGGCGCCGCCCGCGGCATCGGCGCCGAGATCGCGGCGGTCCTCTCACGCGACGGTGCGCACGTGATCTGCTGCGACATCCCCGCCGCCGGTGAGTCGCTTTCGGCCACCGCCAACAAGGTCGGCGGCACCTCCCTGCCGCTCGACGTCACCGCCGCCGATGCCGCCGAGGTCCTGGCCAAGCATGTGCAGGAGCGTCACGACGGCACCATCGACGTGCTCGTCCACAACGCGGGCATCACCCGTGACAAGACGCTGGCTGGCATGGACGGCGCGCGCTGGGACTCCGTCATGGCCGTCAACCTCATCGCCCCGGAGCGCATCACCGCCGAGCTCGCCGAGAAGGGCGTGCTGGGCGAGGGTTCGCGCGTCGTGGGCGTCTCCTCGATGGCCGGCATCGCCGGTAACCGTGGCCAGACGAACTACGCCGCCTCCAAGGCCGGCGTGATCGGATTCGTCAACGGTGCCTCCGCCGAGCTGGCCTCGAAGAACGTCACCGTCAACGCCGTGGCGCCGGGCTTCATCGAGACGCAGATGACCGCCGCCATCCCGTTCGCCACCCGCGAGGCCGGCCGCCGCATGAACTCCATGCAGCAGGGTGGTCTGCCGGTCGACGTCGCCGAGACCATCGCGTACTTCGCCAGCCCCGCCTCCTCCGCGATCACCAACAACGTGATCCGTGTGTGCGGCCAGTCGCTGCTGGGTGCGTGA
- a CDS encoding acetyl-CoA C-acetyltransferase: MTTSPRKVAIVGGNRIPFARSNGKYADASNQDMLTAVIDGLAARYNLQGKRLGAVAAGAVLKHARDFNLTRESVIGSVLDASTPAYDVQQACGTGLATAIQIGDQIAMGRIESGIAGGTDTTSDAPLAVNDDLRKILIKLSAAKTTVDRLKLLGEIRPNAIVPEQPQNAEPRTRLSMGEHAAITAREMGVTRADQDALAATSHRNLAASYESGFQDDLVTPYLGVARDDNLRPDSSEEKLAKLKPVFGKRDAEAHGTEATMTAGNSTPLTDGASAVLLASEEWAKENKLPVRAYLVDSETAAVDFIHGHDGRTPDGLLMAPTYAVPRLLARNGLTLQDFDYYEIHEAFASQVLATLAAWESEEYCTQRLGLDKALGSIDRSKLNVNGSSLAAGHPFAATGGRILAATAKLLEQKGSGRALISICAAGGQGVTAIVER, translated from the coding sequence GTGACCACCAGCCCCCGCAAGGTCGCCATCGTCGGCGGCAACCGAATCCCCTTCGCGCGCTCGAACGGCAAATACGCGGACGCCTCCAACCAGGACATGTTGACCGCCGTCATCGACGGATTGGCCGCGCGATACAACCTGCAGGGCAAGCGTCTCGGGGCCGTCGCCGCCGGCGCCGTCCTCAAGCACGCCCGCGACTTCAACCTCACGCGCGAGTCGGTCATCGGCTCGGTGCTCGACGCCTCCACTCCGGCCTACGACGTGCAGCAGGCCTGCGGCACCGGGCTGGCGACGGCCATCCAGATCGGCGACCAGATCGCGATGGGTCGAATCGAATCCGGCATCGCCGGCGGCACCGACACCACCTCGGACGCCCCGCTCGCCGTCAACGACGACCTGCGCAAGATCCTCATCAAGCTCTCCGCGGCCAAGACCACCGTCGATCGCCTCAAGCTCCTGGGGGAGATCCGACCGAACGCGATCGTGCCCGAGCAGCCGCAGAACGCCGAGCCGCGCACCCGCCTGTCGATGGGCGAGCACGCCGCGATCACCGCCCGCGAGATGGGCGTCACGCGCGCTGACCAGGACGCCCTGGCCGCCACCAGCCACCGCAACCTGGCAGCCTCCTACGAATCCGGCTTCCAGGACGACCTGGTCACCCCGTACCTCGGCGTGGCCCGCGACGACAACCTGCGGCCCGACTCCAGCGAGGAGAAGCTGGCCAAGCTCAAGCCGGTGTTCGGCAAACGTGACGCCGAGGCCCACGGCACCGAGGCCACGATGACGGCCGGCAACTCCACCCCGCTCACCGACGGCGCCTCCGCAGTTCTGCTGGCCAGCGAGGAATGGGCCAAGGAGAACAAGCTCCCGGTCCGCGCCTACCTGGTGGATTCGGAGACCGCCGCGGTGGACTTCATCCACGGACACGACGGTCGCACGCCCGACGGGCTGCTCATGGCCCCCACCTACGCGGTGCCGCGCCTCCTGGCACGCAACGGCCTGACCCTGCAGGACTTCGACTATTACGAGATCCACGAGGCCTTCGCCTCACAGGTCCTGGCCACCCTGGCCGCCTGGGAGTCTGAGGAGTACTGCACCCAGCGCCTGGGCCTGGACAAGGCCCTGGGGTCGATCGACCGCTCCAAGCTCAACGTCAACGGCTCCTCGCTGGCCGCCGGCCACCCGTTCGCCGCCACCGGCGGCCGCATCCTGGCCGCCACGGCCAAGCTGCTCGAGCAGAAGGGCTCCGGTCGGGCACTCATCTCCATCTGCGCGGCGGGCGGCCAGGGCGTCACCGCGATCGTGGAGCGCTGA
- a CDS encoding VanW family protein, whose protein sequence is MDESRDDSTPTRPVAIEGVGPQPAASDRRRYRVRSRWIHIGAGVFMALAVLYGFDLVHSIGRVPRGTEVSGIRVGGMLTADAEQRLIAELGPRVDDEVDLRAGAVSTSLDPRAVGLTVDWQGTLDRAGEQPLNPLKRLISVVWSTEVGIASVIPDARLTDFLERLALQADFEPREGAIWFDRDQVRATIPLDGQRLQIENGRDAVLEHWLDDDGVDLPVDYTPTETDADQVRALIRDVAEPAASRDLTLLASRMRDDGTAPAVTTVTTRLPAPPPPPGRERAVPAEREIEMVNPDDPGAVPVLFPRDRIGEYLTFVRAGGVLEPRFDADAAKGILEPILEKTEQEGKDATFEFSGSRATVVPAVQGRTIEWGPLLGALPGQLTDVDGPRVLPVGYVGRDPELTTEEAEKAGIREPVGQFTVAVGANGRAQAMIAALAGHFIPAGESFSMNDLVGTVSGGVSTDAVATALFNAAFESGAQDLVRSSRGVDGDAFPAGRDATASADVGFRNAQGTGLVIDASGNGNSVTVRLWGTREYTVTVSSAPRTDIRRAQTRVVTSADCTPDPGEDGYTARVTRTVQRGGETVSTDTVSSSYAPRDRIECRAVPPATGAEPAPPPPPPPPGPGDAIRIPGLPEIRIPGLPGN, encoded by the coding sequence GTGGACGAGTCCAGGGACGACAGCACCCCGACCCGCCCCGTCGCGATCGAGGGTGTGGGCCCCCAGCCGGCCGCGTCGGACCGGCGTCGCTACCGGGTGCGATCGCGGTGGATCCACATCGGCGCGGGCGTGTTCATGGCGCTGGCGGTGCTGTACGGCTTCGACCTGGTGCACAGCATCGGCCGGGTCCCGCGCGGCACGGAGGTATCCGGTATCCGGGTGGGCGGGATGCTCACCGCCGACGCCGAGCAGCGGCTGATCGCTGAACTCGGTCCGCGGGTCGACGACGAGGTGGACCTGCGCGCCGGGGCTGTGTCGACCTCGCTGGACCCCCGAGCGGTCGGGCTGACGGTGGACTGGCAGGGGACCCTCGACAGGGCCGGTGAACAGCCCCTCAATCCGCTGAAGCGACTGATCAGCGTGGTGTGGTCGACCGAGGTCGGCATCGCCAGTGTCATCCCCGACGCCCGGCTGACCGACTTTCTTGAGCGATTGGCTCTCCAGGCCGATTTCGAGCCGCGCGAGGGTGCCATCTGGTTCGACCGTGACCAGGTCCGCGCGACGATCCCGCTCGACGGGCAGCGACTGCAGATCGAGAACGGGCGCGACGCGGTGCTCGAACACTGGCTTGACGACGACGGCGTGGACCTGCCCGTCGACTACACGCCCACCGAGACCGACGCCGACCAAGTACGCGCCCTCATCCGGGATGTGGCCGAGCCCGCCGCCTCTCGGGACCTGACGCTGCTGGCCTCGCGGATGCGTGACGACGGCACCGCACCGGCGGTCACCACGGTCACCACCAGGCTCCCGGCCCCACCGCCGCCACCGGGTCGCGAACGGGCCGTGCCCGCCGAACGGGAGATCGAGATGGTCAACCCGGACGACCCGGGTGCGGTACCGGTCCTGTTCCCCCGCGACCGGATCGGTGAGTACCTGACCTTCGTCCGCGCAGGCGGTGTGCTCGAGCCGCGCTTCGACGCCGACGCGGCCAAGGGGATCCTCGAGCCGATCCTGGAGAAGACCGAGCAAGAGGGTAAGGACGCGACCTTCGAGTTCAGCGGCTCGCGCGCCACGGTCGTCCCCGCGGTGCAGGGACGCACCATCGAATGGGGGCCACTGCTCGGGGCCCTGCCGGGGCAACTCACCGACGTCGACGGCCCGCGCGTGCTGCCCGTCGGTTACGTGGGCCGGGACCCCGAGCTCACCACCGAGGAGGCCGAGAAGGCAGGCATCCGCGAGCCCGTCGGCCAGTTCACCGTGGCCGTCGGCGCGAACGGGCGGGCACAGGCGATGATCGCCGCGCTGGCCGGGCACTTCATCCCCGCCGGCGAGAGCTTCTCCATGAACGACCTCGTCGGCACGGTCTCCGGGGGAGTGTCCACGGATGCCGTGGCAACCGCGCTGTTCAACGCGGCGTTCGAGTCCGGCGCGCAGGACCTGGTGCGCAGCTCCCGCGGCGTCGACGGCGACGCGTTCCCCGCCGGCCGGGACGCCACCGCCTCGGCCGATGTCGGGTTCCGCAACGCGCAGGGTACCGGGCTGGTGATCGATGCCTCAGGCAACGGCAACTCGGTGACCGTCCGGTTGTGGGGGACACGGGAGTACACCGTCACCGTCTCCTCGGCTCCGCGCACCGACATCCGGCGGGCTCAGACCCGGGTCGTCACCTCCGCCGACTGCACCCCCGACCCGGGAGAGGACGGGTACACCGCGCGCGTGACCCGGACCGTCCAGCGCGGCGGGGAGACCGTCAGCACCGACACGGTGTCGTCCAGCTACGCGCCGCGGGACCGGATCGAGTGCCGGGCCGTGCCGCCGGCCACGGGCGCGGAGCCCGCCCCGCCGCCGCCCCCGCCACCGCCCGGACCCGGTGACGCTATCCGCATTCCGGGACTGCCGGAGATTCGCATCCCGGGCCTGCCAGGGAACTGA
- a CDS encoding acyl-CoA dehydrogenase, producing the protein MGHYKSNVRDLEFNMFEVLRMNEALDAGEFGDLDTDTAKGILTEVATLAEGPVAESFASADRNPPVFDPETHSVSIPEDFKKSFKAWFDAGYWSMGLPEDIGGMPAPRALVWATGEMMLGANAPVFMYAAGPSFAAVLYENGNDEQKKWAATCAERGWGATMVLTEPDAGSDVGAGRTKAIKQDDGSWHIEGVKRFITSADSDDMFENIFHLVLARPEGAGPGTKGLSLFFVPKFHFDFEKNELGERNGVFVTGVEHKMGIKASTTCELTFGGHGVPAKGWIVGDGELNLGIRQMFDVIEHARMMVGTKAISTLSTGYLNALEFAKERVQGGDMTEMADKTAPRVTITHHPDVRRALIRQKAFAEGLRAVYMYTAAHQDVQIAERVSGADGELAHRVNDLLLPIVKGVGSERAYELLTESLQTFGGSGFLQDYPIEQYIRDAKIDSLYEGTTAIQAQDFFFRKIARDRGTAVGHVSAQIKKFLESDASNGSLAAERELLATALADVEAMIGTCFEHLMGSQEDPKRLYTIGLASVRVLMAFGDLMMGWRLLVGAEVALGALDGASDDDKDFYNGKIAAARWFAKNELPLLTATRGIVAGLGNDLMELDESAF; encoded by the coding sequence ATGGGTCACTACAAGAGCAACGTCCGGGATCTCGAGTTCAACATGTTCGAGGTCCTTCGTATGAACGAGGCACTCGACGCCGGCGAGTTCGGCGACTTGGACACTGACACCGCCAAGGGCATCCTCACCGAGGTCGCCACCCTCGCCGAGGGGCCGGTCGCCGAGTCATTCGCGTCCGCCGACCGCAACCCGCCGGTGTTCGACCCCGAGACCCACTCGGTCTCGATTCCCGAGGACTTCAAGAAGTCATTCAAGGCCTGGTTCGACGCCGGCTACTGGTCCATGGGACTGCCCGAGGACATCGGCGGCATGCCGGCCCCCCGCGCCCTGGTGTGGGCCACCGGCGAGATGATGCTCGGCGCCAATGCTCCGGTGTTCATGTACGCGGCCGGCCCGTCATTCGCCGCGGTGCTCTACGAGAACGGCAACGACGAGCAGAAGAAGTGGGCTGCCACTTGTGCCGAGCGCGGCTGGGGCGCCACCATGGTCCTCACCGAGCCCGACGCCGGCTCCGACGTCGGAGCGGGTCGCACCAAGGCGATCAAGCAGGACGACGGCTCCTGGCACATCGAGGGCGTCAAGCGCTTCATCACCTCGGCTGACTCCGACGACATGTTCGAGAACATCTTCCACCTGGTCCTGGCCCGCCCGGAGGGCGCCGGCCCCGGCACCAAGGGACTGTCGCTGTTCTTCGTGCCGAAGTTCCACTTCGACTTCGAGAAGAACGAGCTCGGGGAGCGCAACGGGGTCTTCGTCACCGGTGTCGAGCACAAGATGGGCATCAAGGCGTCCACCACGTGTGAGCTCACCTTCGGCGGCCACGGTGTTCCCGCCAAGGGCTGGATCGTCGGCGACGGCGAGCTCAACCTGGGCATCCGCCAGATGTTCGACGTCATCGAGCACGCCCGCATGATGGTCGGCACCAAGGCCATCTCCACGCTGTCCACCGGCTACCTCAACGCCCTGGAGTTCGCCAAGGAGCGCGTCCAGGGCGGCGACATGACCGAGATGGCAGACAAGACCGCGCCGCGCGTGACAATCACCCACCACCCGGACGTTCGCCGTGCGCTTATCCGCCAGAAGGCCTTCGCGGAGGGCCTGCGCGCCGTATACATGTACACGGCCGCGCACCAGGACGTCCAGATCGCCGAGCGGGTGTCCGGCGCTGACGGCGAACTCGCCCACCGTGTCAACGACCTGCTGCTGCCGATCGTCAAGGGCGTGGGCTCCGAGCGTGCCTACGAACTGCTCACCGAGTCGCTGCAGACGTTCGGTGGATCGGGCTTCCTGCAGGACTACCCGATCGAGCAGTACATCCGCGACGCCAAGATCGACTCCCTCTACGAGGGCACCACGGCAATCCAGGCCCAGGACTTCTTCTTCCGGAAGATCGCTCGTGACCGCGGCACCGCTGTGGGCCACGTGTCGGCGCAGATCAAGAAGTTCCTGGAGAGCGACGCGTCGAACGGCTCGCTGGCGGCGGAGCGCGAGCTGCTGGCGACGGCCCTCGCGGACGTCGAAGCCATGATCGGCACCTGCTTCGAGCACCTCATGGGCTCGCAGGAGGATCCCAAGCGCCTGTACACGATCGGGCTCGCCTCGGTGCGCGTGCTCATGGCGTTCGGTGACCTGATGATGGGCTGGCGTCTGCTGGTCGGCGCCGAGGTCGCGCTCGGCGCGCTGGACGGGGCGTCCGACGACGACAAGGACTTCTACAACGGCAAGATCGCCGCCGCCCGGTGGTTCGCGAAGAACGAGCTGCCGCTGCTCACCGCCACCCGCGGGATCGTCGCCGGTCTCGGCAACGACCTGATGGAGCTGGACGAGTCCGCGTTCTGA
- a CDS encoding methyl-accepting chemotaxis protein, translating into MADIQLRFPSASSLVGSAFRVVEWEIRLVREWLLLPARVLVLLDDAEDIVQRVRGLLDEVDRTVRAIDGIVATAAETVDGVRNTVARANRVVDGVADTVSAADGIVGRVGATVDSADGVVARVGATVDTADDLVLDAGGLIERVVPLVDFAESAVAPIKPVVEALLRDADLDPDTARLVATRLIEVLAWADKMIRLLDPIADEVLGSVDPEEVKAVVQFIDHLPELGQALENDVMPVLASLDTVAPEVHQILDVAQQCLEAVAGIPGFQLLRRRGGENGKPDS; encoded by the coding sequence ATGGCCGACATCCAGCTCCGTTTTCCCTCCGCATCCTCCCTGGTGGGGAGTGCGTTCCGTGTCGTGGAGTGGGAGATAAGGCTGGTCAGGGAGTGGCTGCTCCTGCCCGCCCGAGTGTTGGTCCTCCTCGACGATGCCGAGGACATAGTCCAGCGGGTTCGGGGCCTGCTCGACGAGGTCGACCGGACCGTGCGGGCGATCGATGGGATCGTGGCCACCGCCGCCGAGACCGTCGACGGCGTACGCAACACCGTGGCCAGGGCCAACCGTGTGGTCGACGGGGTCGCCGACACCGTCTCCGCCGCCGACGGGATCGTCGGCAGGGTGGGGGCGACTGTTGACTCGGCAGATGGAGTGGTGGCGCGCGTCGGGGCGACGGTGGACACTGCGGACGACCTGGTGCTCGACGCCGGCGGGCTCATCGAACGAGTGGTGCCCCTCGTCGACTTCGCGGAGTCCGCCGTCGCTCCGATCAAGCCCGTGGTGGAGGCGCTTCTCCGGGACGCTGATCTCGACCCCGATACTGCCCGGCTCGTCGCGACTCGCCTGATCGAAGTCCTGGCGTGGGCCGACAAGATGATCCGGCTGCTGGACCCGATCGCCGATGAGGTGCTCGGGTCGGTCGACCCCGAGGAGGTCAAGGCGGTCGTGCAGTTCATCGATCACCTGCCCGAGTTGGGCCAGGCCCTCGAAAACGATGTCATGCCGGTGCTGGCCTCCCTCGACACCGTCGCCCCCGAGGTCCACCAGATCCTCGACGTGGCTCAACAGTGCTTGGAGGCGGTCGCCGGCATCCCCGGATTCCAACTCCTGCGCCGTCGCGGCGGGGAGAACGGCAAGCCCGACAGCTGA
- a CDS encoding CdaR family transcriptional regulator, producing MAPPAHMLSTTPHNPERLRELTRRIGLRLSSRTAAIADNMTMAIEKAIGELTEEDIRPALQASVTNNVEVIIDLLSRTKDAHDLPPLPDALHYAVVLARRNVSSSPLRRAYHVGTDCLLAHVFDQVQEVDCEDHEKLPLYHHLAGWLYQYVDEITRTVITAHEQEVRYSQDRAARSINSIVNRVLEKEDVEPIEFERVTGYRLNQTHVGCRVWIDDFGAVADQSRLLASVVELLAEKLGASRTPLMISTDRATAEAWFGMEGRRHPVDTRIVASVAEQTPGVRISFGAPGSGIEGFCTTRTQARVAATIAQGSTSDGLHVVSYADDGIPVIARLTEDLASTRRWVREVLGGLSRDTEDASRQRETVRVFLESAENYSETASQLLLHRNTVKYRLTKAAHELGREPGAKRLDTHLALAACQLLGSVVLTPDDSTPSG from the coding sequence GTGGCCCCGCCCGCGCACATGCTCAGCACCACACCGCACAACCCCGAGCGTCTCCGCGAACTGACCCGCCGGATAGGACTGCGGCTCAGTTCGCGGACCGCCGCCATCGCCGACAACATGACCATGGCCATCGAAAAAGCCATAGGCGAGCTCACCGAGGAGGACATCCGCCCCGCACTCCAGGCCAGTGTGACGAACAACGTCGAGGTCATCATCGACCTGCTCTCGCGCACCAAGGATGCACACGACCTCCCCCCTCTGCCCGACGCTCTGCACTACGCCGTCGTGCTTGCCCGACGCAACGTCTCCAGCTCCCCACTTCGCCGCGCCTACCACGTCGGTACCGACTGCCTCCTGGCCCACGTGTTCGATCAAGTGCAGGAGGTCGACTGCGAGGACCACGAAAAGCTGCCGCTTTACCACCACCTTGCAGGGTGGCTGTATCAGTACGTGGACGAGATCACCCGCACCGTCATCACCGCGCACGAGCAGGAAGTGCGCTATTCCCAAGATCGGGCGGCGCGCTCGATCAACTCGATCGTCAACCGAGTCCTCGAGAAAGAGGATGTCGAACCCATCGAGTTCGAGAGGGTGACGGGATACCGACTGAACCAGACGCATGTCGGCTGTCGGGTGTGGATCGACGACTTCGGCGCCGTCGCTGACCAGTCGCGACTCTTGGCCAGTGTGGTAGAACTCCTGGCCGAGAAGCTCGGGGCCAGTCGGACGCCACTGATGATTAGCACCGACCGCGCCACTGCAGAGGCGTGGTTCGGCATGGAGGGCCGCCGCCACCCGGTGGATACGCGAATCGTCGCGTCGGTCGCCGAGCAGACCCCCGGGGTCCGGATCTCGTTCGGCGCACCCGGTTCCGGGATCGAGGGGTTTTGTACGACTCGCACGCAGGCAAGGGTGGCCGCCACGATCGCGCAGGGATCGACCAGCGACGGTCTACATGTTGTCTCGTATGCGGACGACGGGATCCCGGTCATAGCCCGGTTGACTGAGGACCTCGCGTCCACCCGACGGTGGGTCCGAGAGGTCCTCGGCGGTTTGTCCAGAGATACGGAGGACGCGTCGAGACAACGGGAGACGGTTCGCGTGTTCTTGGAGTCTGCGGAGAACTACTCGGAGACCGCGTCCCAACTGCTCCTTCACCGCAACACGGTGAAGTACCGCTTGACCAAGGCCGCTCATGAACTGGGAAGAGAGCCGGGGGCCAAGCGGCTGGACACTCACCTGGCACTCGCCGCCTGCCAGCTTCTGGGCAGTGTGGTCCTGACCCCCGACGACAGCACACCATCCGGGTGA
- a CDS encoding NAD(P)/FAD-dependent oxidoreductase: MPSAIIVGSGPNGLAAALTLAADGVDVTVLEASDSIGGGTRSGELTSPGLLHDQCSGFHPLAVDTGFSRQFDLESHGLRWALPDVQYSHPLDGGRGAAVWKSVDHTASHLGTDRESYRRMFGTLTARFPQIAEEFLQPLLHVPNHPLVLARFGAYAALPASMLARRWHTDEARALFGGVAAHAFRPFGSVMSSAIGVALGTAAHRFGWPVAVGGSATIASTIATMLTSRGGRIETGITVRDHRELGNPDIVMLDTSPSAAAQILTGVLPRRVDRAYRRFRHGPAAFQVAFAVEGGIPWSHEPSRSAGTVHVGGTFAEIAAAERQVVRGEMPERPFVLVGQQSLADPGRAKNGLHPIDTYAHVPAGWTGDATQTIIDQIERFAPGFRDRIHEIHTRSTQEIEDHNPNYVGGDIVTGANDPRQLVFRPRVALDPYSTGVPGVYICSAAAPPGAGAHGMAGWNAARSALAHLSTR, encoded by the coding sequence ATGCCATCAGCGATCATCGTCGGCAGCGGGCCGAACGGTTTGGCAGCCGCGTTGACACTGGCCGCCGATGGAGTCGATGTGACCGTCCTGGAAGCATCCGACTCCATTGGCGGCGGCACCAGGTCCGGCGAGTTGACCTCGCCGGGCCTGCTGCACGACCAGTGTTCGGGCTTCCACCCGTTGGCCGTCGATACAGGTTTCAGTCGCCAATTCGATCTCGAGTCCCACGGCCTACGGTGGGCACTCCCCGACGTCCAGTACTCGCACCCTCTAGACGGCGGCCGGGGTGCAGCGGTCTGGAAGTCGGTGGACCACACCGCCTCGCATCTCGGCACCGACAGGGAATCCTATCGGCGGATGTTCGGAACACTCACCGCTCGCTTCCCCCAGATCGCCGAGGAATTCCTCCAGCCCCTCCTGCACGTCCCGAACCACCCCCTGGTCCTCGCTCGCTTCGGGGCCTATGCCGCCCTACCCGCCAGCATGCTGGCTCGCCGGTGGCACACCGACGAGGCACGGGCCCTCTTCGGAGGCGTCGCCGCGCACGCCTTCCGCCCCTTCGGATCGGTGATGTCCTCGGCAATCGGCGTCGCACTGGGCACCGCCGCACACCGGTTCGGCTGGCCGGTAGCCGTGGGGGGCTCAGCGACGATCGCCAGCACGATAGCGACGATGCTGACCTCCCGCGGTGGCCGGATAGAAACCGGGATAACCGTCCGCGACCATCGCGAGCTCGGGAACCCGGATATCGTCATGCTGGACACCTCGCCCTCCGCCGCTGCACAGATCCTCACCGGAGTGCTGCCCCGACGGGTCGACCGCGCCTACCGCCGGTTCCGCCACGGGCCGGCCGCATTCCAGGTGGCCTTCGCGGTCGAAGGCGGAATACCGTGGTCCCACGAACCGTCCCGGTCGGCCGGCACCGTCCACGTGGGGGGCACATTCGCGGAGATCGCCGCCGCCGAGCGTCAAGTCGTCCGGGGAGAGATGCCTGAACGGCCATTCGTCCTGGTCGGCCAGCAGTCGCTCGCCGACCCCGGCCGAGCGAAGAACGGGCTCCATCCCATAGACACCTACGCCCATGTACCCGCGGGCTGGACGGGAGATGCCACGCAGACAATCATCGACCAGATTGAACGATTCGCTCCGGGGTTCCGCGACCGCATCCACGAAATCCACACGCGCTCGACTCAGGAAATCGAGGATCACAACCCCAACTACGTGGGCGGGGATATCGTGACTGGTGCCAACGACCCTCGACAGTTGGTCTTCCGGCCCAGGGTCGCCCTCGACCCCTATTCGACCGGAGTGCCCGGGGTCTACATCTGTTCTGCGGCCGCCCCACCCGGTGCGGGCGCTCACGGGATGGCCGGATGGAACGCGGCGCGTTCCGCGCTGGCCCACCTGTCCACACGGTGA